The genomic segment GCCGAGAAACGTGTTCGACACCCAAGTGGCGGCCGCTCTCGTCGGCTACGGAGACCAGGTCTCCTACGCGAGGTTGGTCGCCAAGGTGACGGGAGTCCAGCTGTCCAAGCTCGAGACGCTCACGAATTGGACGGCTCGGCCGCTCACCGAGGCTCAGATCCATTATTCGCTGGACGACGTACGATACCTGCCCGAGCTCCGGCGTCACCTCGGGGAGCGCCTCTCGAAGCTCGGTCGATCGGGATGGGAGCGGGAGGAATGCAAGCGGCTGGAGAACGAGGAGACTTACCGTCTCCCGTCCCCGAGAGCTTACTACCTCAAGCTCACCAAGGCGGGGCTCAACGGGACCACTCTCGGCGTCTTGAGGGAAGTCGCCGCGTGGCGAGAGGAGACCGCGCGCTCCCGAAACGTCCCCCGAGGCTGGGTGCTTCGGGATCAGAGCGTCCTCGAAATCGCTCGCAGAAAGCCTGACTCGGTGAAGAGCCTGGGGCACATCCGCTCCCTCAAACCCCAGCAGATTCGGAAGGACGGCGCCGCCATCCTGGAAGCGGTGAAGCTGGGCGGGGAAAACCCCTTGAGCGAGAAACGGGAAGAGGAGCCACGGTTCAAGGCGCCGCTGGGGGTGGAATCGCTGGCTCGACTCGTCGAGGCGTGGCTTTACGAACGGGCTCTGGCAACGGAGATGGCTCCGGGCATGCTCGCGACGCGGGGCGACCTCCGAAGCCTGGTCACCAGCCATCATCACGGGCACCTTCCCGAGCTGCCGCTGCTGGAAGGTTGGCGCCGGGAGCTCGTGGGCCAGGATCTCCTCGACATTCTCGACGGCCGAAAGGCACTTCGCGTCAACAAACACGGGAGAGTGGAGGCGCTCGAGATTCCCCGAGACAAGAATTAGCCCCAAACCCGGGTCGGACGACTCGAGCCAGGGGAATACGAACGACGCACGGAGATCACGGGGCTGGCTGGCGACCCGTGACCGCTGATAGGATTCGCAACGCAATGCCCTGGTACAGAAAGCTGCATTGGCAGATCATCATCGGCCTCGCGCTGGGAGTCCTTTACGGTGTCGTCGCCGCGGCGAACGGCTGGGACAAGTTCACGTCCGATTGGATAGCTCCGTTCGGTACGATCTTCATCAACAGCCTCCAGCTGATCGCCGTTCCTTTGGTTCTCGCCTCATTGATCACCGGTGTCGCCTCCCTGAGCGACCTCAGAAAGCTGTCGCGAATCGGGGGAAAGACCATAACGATTTACATCGCCACCACGGCGGTTGCCGTCTCCATCGGTCTGGTCCTGGTGAACACCCTGAAGCCGGGCGAGCGTGTTCCCGACGCGGTTCGAGACGATCTCCAGAGGCAGTATGCGAACGAGGTGACCGAGAGAGAAACCGCGGCATTGAACGTCGGAGAGCGCGGTCCACTCCAGCTGCTCGAGGATATCGTCCCCTCGAACTTCTTCTCATCGGCCTCGAGCAACGCCAACATGCTGCAGATCGTCTTCGTGGCGTTGATGGTCGGCATCGGCCTCATTCAGTTGTCCCGCGAAAAAGCCAAGCCCCTCCTCGATGTATTCGACGCGTTGAACGATGTCATCATTCGCCTGGTGGACCTGGTCATGCTGATCGCCCCGCTGGGCGTGTTTTCCCTCATCGCCCGGACGATCACGGCGGCGGGAGCCGAGGGCAATATCGTCGGACTGCTCGGCGCACTCGGCTTCTATAGCTTGACCGTGGTGCTGGGTCTCGTATTGCACATGTCGGTGACCTACGGCACCCTCTTGAAATTCCTCACGCCGATGAAGTTCAAGACGTTCGTTGCCGGCTTGGCTCCAGTGCAGCTCGTTGCCTTTTCGACGAGCTCGAGCGGCGCGACCCTCCCGCTGACGATGGAGCGTTGCGAGGAGAAGCTCGGCGTTTCCGAGGAAGTGAGCTCCTTCGTCCTGCCGCTCGGCGCCACGGTCAATATGGACGGTACCGCCCTCTACCAAGCCGTCGCCGCGGTGTTCATCGCCCAGGCCTCGGCCATACCGATCGGGTTCTCGGGCCAGCTTACGATCGTTCTCACCGCGGTGCTCGCGTCGATCGGGACGGCTGCTGTTCCTGGCGCAGGCATCATCATGCTGGTCATCATCCTTCAGGCCATCGGCGTTCCCAGTTCCGGAATCGCTCTGATCCTCGGGGTGGACCGCATCCTCGATATGCTTCGCACGGTGACGAACGTCACCGGAGATGCGACGGTCGCGACCGTGGTTGCCGCCTCGGAAGGCCAGCTGAAGCCGCCCTATCTCGGAGAGGAAGCAGATCGGATTCGGCTGCGGGCCTGAGCCTTCGTAGGCGAATTCCCCCGCGGCGAGATCGCTGGTCGTGCACAATTAAACACTCCTAGGGCCATGGGGCTCACCCGGCGAATTCGGCCCCGCGCAAGTTCTTGCCTCATATGATCCAGGCTCCGACTTGCCATTCCTGAACGGGCACGCTCTTTGCTAATCCAGTTTCGACGGCACCCGTGCAACCGGTGACCCAAGGAGTTGTTGGGGTCGTGCATCTCGTGAAAGTCGAGAGAGCGACTCGCATCTTGGAGAAGCCATGAGCCATTTCCTGAACGACCTGTCGATCCGGAACCGATTCGTACTTCCCATCGTAGGGATGATGCTCGTCTTCGCGACGTTCATCATGTTCTTCTTCCCCGCCCGCCAACGCGCGGTCGACGAGCGAGGACTCGAGAGCAAGGCGTCGAGCATCACCCGGATGCTCGCTTACAGCGTCGCCGCGGGCCTCGAGTTCGAAGATCGTGAATCCGTTCTCCAGGTGCTCGACTGGGCACGTTCCGACGAGAGTATCGCCTACGTCGTCGTTCGCGACAGGGACGGAAGCGAGTTCGCGGTCTATGCTCCCGACGACAAGGCCCCGGTGCAGCGAGGAGAACTGCCTCGGGATTTCCAGACTCACGAAGACCTGAACGGGGTCCTCGAGATCTACGGACCGATCCGTCGTGGCGAGAGCACGACCGGAGCCATTCAAGTTGGGGTGTCTACCGCCAGCGTCGAAGAGAACTATCGCAATGGTCTCTGGACCGCGATGTTGTTCAACCTGACCGTCGCCGGGCTGGCCTTCGTCACCGTGCTCCTCGTTGGAAGACAAATAACCTCCCCCATCCTTGCCCTGACGCGAGCCGCCGAGCAGATCGCGAGCGACGACATGACGCGAATCGCCGAGGAGGCCAAGACGATGGCCAGCGGTGACCTGTCGGGCCAGATCGCGATTGAGCCCCGGCGAATCGTCGTGGAGACCGGGGGTGAAATTGGCCGCATGGCGGCCTCGTTCAATCTGATGACGGACAAGCTCGTCGAGATCAGCAAGGCGATCAACATGGTGTCGGCGGGCCTGCGCGACATGGTGCTGCACGTTCAGGCCGCGGCCGACGAGGTGGCCACGGGCAGCGATACGGTCGCGAACTCGACCAGCAGGGCGGCTCGGGGCAACGAAGCTACGGTTTCCGCGGTCGAGGGCATCACCTCGACCCTTCATGAAATGAACGCCAACATCCAGAACGTAGCCCGCAACGCACAGTCGCAGTCCGCTTCCACCACGGAAACGCTGCGTTCGATCGAGAACATGCTTCGCTCGGTGGAGACCGTGGCCAAGACGGTCGAGCGTCTCGTGGCGATCGCGAACCGGGCGAGTGGTGCGGTCAACGAAGGTGGATCGGCCATGGAGGCCGCCAGCCGCGGCATGGGCGAGATCAGGGATGTCATTCGTTCGTCGGCGGGCTATGTGCAGGAGCTCGGTGTCATGGCCCAAGACATCGGCAAAATCGTGGGAGTCATCGACGAGATCGCGGAACAGTCCAACTTGCTCGCTCTCAACGCCGCCATCGAGGCGGCCCGTGCCGGCGAGCACGGGCTGGGCTTTGCCGTCGTCGCCGATGAAGTCCGCAAGCTCGCCGAGCGGAGCGCGAAGTCCACTGGAGAGATTTCCCAGCTGGTGGAGCGGATTCAGTCCCAGGTGGGCAAGGCGGTGGAGAACATGGAGAAGTCCACCGAGATCGTCGAGCAGGGAATGAATCTCACCGAGGATCTTCGCACGAACCTGCAGAACATCGGACTCGCCGTCGCCGAGGTCGATCTGTGCTCCCGCGAGATCGGCGAAGCAACCTCGGAGCAGTCCGCGGGAACCCAGCAGATCGAGCAGGCCACGTCGCGTCTCGGCGAGCTGACGCATGAGATAAGCGCCGCCACCGAAGAACAGTCGACGGGGACCGAACAGGTCGTCGACTCGATCGAGCAGATCCGGGGAATGGTTCAGGCGAATGCCGAGACCGCGTCGGATCTCGCGTCGTCGTCCGAGGAGCTATCCCGACAAGCGGGGATGATGAGAGAGCTGGCGGCACGGTTCCATGTGCGTCGCAATGGACATCCGAAGGCGAGCCGAACGAACGGCGAGTCGCGAGCCATGGATCAACCGATTCGTGATGAGGGCCACGGCCTCATCGCACCTCGGGCGGAGGCCTGAGGCCAACCGATATGTCGAAGACGGCCCATCTCGTGTGTTTCCGGATCGGAACGGAGACCTATGGGGTCGACATCTTCGCCGTGCGCGAGATCGTCAAGCCTCAGCAAATCACTCCGGTTCCGGGATCGTCGAGTCACGTCCTGGGGATCATCAATCTTCGCGGAAGGATCATCTCGGTGATGGATCTGGCCCATCGGCTCGGCCTCGGCGTCTCTCGGCCCGGTCGATCGAGCCGTATTCTCGTCGTGGATCTGGACGGATTCACCGTGGGGTTTCTGGTAGATGCCGCCACCGAGGTCATCAAGCTCGACAGGGAAGCCATCGACGAAGCACCCGAGGAGCACAGAGGCTCGCTGCACGCGGACACCCTCGAAGGAATCGGCAAGCTGGACGACCGATTGGTCATCATCCTCAATGTGCGCAACTTGCTGTCGAGGGATCGGGGCGACCTCCTCGAAGCGGCGGGAATGGCACGCGCCGAAGGGGTGAAATGATCGCTCCGATTTCCGAAGATGAGTTCCGGTTGTTTCGCGATCTCATCCACCGGGAGTGCGGTCTCTATTTCGGGGACAACAAGCGCACCTATCTATCTTCCCGGATCGGCAAACGTCTCGCGGCCACGAGCATCGGGAGCTTCTATCGATACTACCGGTATCTCACCAAGGGGGGAGTGGAGAACGAGCGGGAGCTGCTTCGCCTGCTCGACGTCCTCACCATCAATGAAACGGCCTTCTTCAGGAACCGGCCCCAGTTCGATTTCTTGGAGCAGCGGGTGATCCCTGAGATCCTCGATCGAAAACGCTCGGTCGACCCTCGACTCAGGATCTGGAGCGCTGGATGCGCAACCGGCGAAGAGCCTTACTCGATCGCGATATCGGCTCTCGAAACGATCCCAGAAGCCTCTGGTTGGGAGATTCGCGTATACGCTTCCGACCTCTCCCTGACGGCTCTGGAAACGGCGGCGGCGGGCGTCTACTCGCAGGAGAAGCTCGCCGGAATCAGCCCGGGGCGGTTGCGGCGATACTTCGAGCGTTGCGACGAGGGCTTTCGGGTCCGCGACGAGCTGAAGCGAGTCGTCATCTACGACTTCCACAATCTCAAACACGACAACGGTCTCGGCGGGCTCGACGTCGTGTTTTGTCGCAACGTCCTGATCTACTTCGACCCCGCGGAACAGAAGCGTGTCGTCGACAAGTTGGTTCGTGGCCTCCGTCCGGGCGGATACCTGCTCCTGGGGCACTCGGAGTCGGTCCAGGGCCTCTCGAGCGAGATCAAGTTCGTGCATCACGGCCGGGGAACGGGCTACCAGAAGGTGGTGGAATCGTGACCGACGATTCCTATCTCACGCCAGAAGAGCTGGCTGGGCTCGAACGAACGTTTCAGGTTCAGACCCGAGAAATGCTCGTGGAATACGGCGCGCTGGTATTGAAGCTGGAGCGTTCTCGGAATATAGCCGAGCCCCTTCGAGCGCTCGAGCGAACCGTCCATACGATCAAAGGGGACTCGATGGCGCTCGGCTTCGATCGGCTCTCCAAGCTCGCCCATGAGCTGGAGGACCTGTTCCGGTCCCTTCGCGGGCAGGCGCTCGTCGGCCGCGACAACGTGGACCAGCTCCTCGCCGCCGGGGACGTCATGAACCAGCTGCTCGCGGCCTATTGCGAGCGCGCTACGCCTCTCCCCGACGTGGAGTCCCTTTGCCGCAGGCTTCGGCAACGAGCGAGCGGCTCCGACGACTCCGCGCCCACGCCGGCAGACTCCTATCGACTCACCATCTGGTTCGCCCGCGACTGCCGGATGCATTCGGCTGGCGCCCTGCTCGTGCGACGTCGACTCGAAGAGCTGGCGAAGGTCGTGGCCGTGATCCCTGATCCCGACAGTCCAGCCTTCGAACAGATCTCGAAGTTCAGCATCGACGTCGAGTCGAGCGCGACGCCGAGGCAGGTCCGAGACGCGGCCCGAGTTCCCGGAGTGACTTCCAGGGTCATGGTCAAGGAACCCCCGCCGGGGCGGAACGAGCCCGAGGCCGACTCCAAATCGCCGGACGTCGACAGGATACACAAGCTCACACCCGGCCAAAGCATGGGCGGCGGCTGGCTTCGCGTGGAGGTGAGCCGGGTCGATCGCATCATGAATCTCGTCGGGGAGCTCGTCATCGCCCGCTCCATGGTGGCGCAAGCACAAACCGACCTCGAGACCCGCGAGAGTCATCCCGCTGCGGCTGGCAGGCTGGCCGACGCGCATACGCTCCTCGAGCGCACACTGAGGGATTTGCAGGCCGCGGTGTTGAACATCCGGATGGTTCCCGTCGACCACGTCTTTCGCCGATTCCCGCGAGTGGTTCGCGACCTGGCCAACTCCGAGGGCAAGCAGGTCGAGCTCGAGGTTAGAGGGGGGATCACCGAGCTCGACAAGACGATCGTGGACGCTCTTGGAGAGCCCTTGTTGCATCTCGTCCGAAACGCCATCGACCACGGCTTGGAGACTCCCGCGGAACGTGAGCGCTCGGGCAAGCCGAGATGCGGCCGGCTCGTCCTTCAGTCCTTCTACGAGGGTAACCACGTGCACATCGTCGTCGAGGACGACGGCCGCGGAATCGATGCGGCCAAAGTGGCGGAAAAGGCCAGACGGCTCGGTCTGGACGACCGCGATCGGCTCGACCTCTCCGGCGAGTCCGAGATCCTCGACATCATCTATCGGCCGGGTTTTACCACTCGCGAGACCGTCTCCGACGTCTCGGGCCGAGGGATCGGCATGGACGTCGTGCGAGAGTCCATCGAGAACCTCAAAGGCGTGATCGAGCTGACCACGGCTCCGGGAAAGGGGACTCGGTTTCTCATCCGCTTGCCCGTCACGCTCGCGATCCTGCGCGCCATCCTCGTCGGGGTGGACGAGAGCGTCTTCGCCATCCCTCTCACCGGAGTCCTCGAGATCGTCCGTCTGCACGGCGGCGAAGCGGCGACGATGCTCGGTCGCGGCGTGCTCCCCTGGCGAGAAAAGGTCGTGCCGCTGGTGTCGCTTCGGAAAGCGCTGGGTCTGAACGGCTCGACCGCTGAAAACTTCTCGACTCGCTCCGGGGAGGCGGAGACGCCGAACGGATTCGTTCTGCTCGTTGGAGAAGCCGAGCGTCGAATCGGACTCGTCGCCGAGCGCCTTCTCGGTGAGCAGGAGCTGGTCGTGAAACCCATCGATGACTCGCTGACCCGCAGCCCCGGAATTGCAGGTGCCTCCATTCTGGGAGACGGAAGGATCGTTTTGATACTTCACATACGTGGCCTGCTCGAGAAGCATGTGAGCCTTGCGAGAAGCGTCGAGGTGCTCCATTGACTACGAGCGCCATTCGGGTCCTCGTGGTGGACGATTCGGCCTTCATGAGAAAGGTGCTCGTCAAGATGCTCGAGCCCTACCCGGACATCCATGTCGTCGCTACGGCCATGGACGGCATTTTCGCACTCGACAAGATCGCCCGTGCCCGGCCGGATGTCGTCACCCTGGACCTCGAGATGCCGCGCATGGATGGGCTCACCGCCCTCGCTCGTCTCGTCGGCGAGCATGAGCTACCGGTCATCCTCGTCTCGGCCCACACGTCGGAGGGAGCGAAGGCCACTTTCGAGGGCCTTGCGGCTGGAGCCGTCGACTTCGTAACCAAACCCGAACGAATCTTCTCCTCCCCGCTCGGCGCCCTGGCCGATGCTCTCGTGGAAAAAATTCGCATGGCAGCGAAAGTTAAGGTAAATCGTGCCTCGAGGGTCGATGTGCCTCATCCGGTCGTCGGCAGGGATCTCGGGCGCGGATCGTCTCCGGCACTCGACGTTGTCGCCATCGCCGTTTCGACCGGCGGTCCCAACGCACTCTCGAAAATCCTTGGTGGCATCGATGACGGCTTTGGCCGGGCGCTTCTCATCGTGCAGCACATGCCCGAGGGATTTACCGGCCAGTTTGCCGAGCGTCTGAATCGGCTGGCGGCGATCGAAGTGCGTGAGGCAGAGGATGGCGATTGCATCACCGCCGGGCTAGCCTTGCTCGCTCCGGGGGGACGGCACATGGAGGTCACGCGCTCCCAGGGACGGCTTCACGTTCGTCTTTCCCGGACGCCGCCCGTCGGGGGGCACCGCCCGTCGGCGGACATCCTGTTCCGGTCGGTCGCCGAAGTCGTGGGTGGACGGGCGGTGGGTCTGATCTTGACGGGTATGGGCGAGGATGGCGCGAGGGGCCTCGGAGCAATCCGGGCAGCCGGCGGTCTCACCGTGGCTCAGGACGAAGCGAGCTCTGTCGTTTACGGAATGCCCCGAGCGGCTATCCAGCGAGGGGCGGTGAGAACCGTCCTGCCACTCCCGGAAATGGCGTCCTTTCTCAACTCCCTCGAGACGGAGAAAAGGGGTTCCCCATGGAACGCGTGAAAGAGCAGGCGTCGAGGAGACCGAGCTTCCGCTTTCTGGTGGTGGACGATTCGGAGTTCGCTCGCCGCAACCTGAACAAGATTTTGGCTTCGTTCGGCGGTGAGGCCGCGGGCTTCGCCAAGAACGGTCGCGAGGCCATCGAACAGTACGTGAAGCTCAAGCCCGACGTGGTGTTCATGGACATCACGATGCCGGAGATGGAGGGTGTCGAAGCCGTTCAGAAGATCATCACTCGCGACTCGCAGGCCAAGATCGTGATGGTGAGCTCGAACGGCTATCAGGACATGATCAAAGCGGCCATCGAGTCGGGGGCGAAACACTTCCTGACGAAACCGGTGCGGCCGCAGCAAGTCGCCAACGTCGTGAGCTTCGTACTAGGAGACGCCGGGTGAGATACGACTACCTCAGGCCATTCGTGAGCTCCGCGCAGGAGATACTCGAGGAGATGCTTGCCAGCGACGTGGTTCTCGGGATGCTGAGGCTCTCTCCCGCGCCCGTCCCGACCCTGGGCGTCACCGCCATCGTGGGAGTCACCGGCGAGGCAGAGGGAAGGGTGCTCTTCGACATGCGTCGCGACACGGCCATCGCCATCGCAGCGGAGATGAACGACGCGCCCCAAAAAGTCCTCGATCGCCTGGCGAAGGACGCGCTGTCGGAGCTCGCGAGCATGATGACTGGCCGTGCGATCTCGGTGCTCAATGATCGAGGCCATCGCCTTCGCGTGTCTCCACCGAGCCTCATCGAAGGCGACAATGTGGAGATCTCGAACCGCGAGCTGGAAACTCTGGTCGTTCCCCTGGGTACGTCTCACGGGGAGGTCCTGGTCAACGTAGCAATGGCCACGGTTTGAAACTCGAGGTGAAGACTATCGAGGGGTTCGTGAAGCTCATGAGATCGTGATGAGTAACCGAGGAGAATCATGTCCACGAAGAATCTCTTGGTCGTAGACGATTCTGCGACAACGAGAATGCTGATCGCGCTCACCTTGAAGAAGGAGGGCACTTACAACATTCTGGAGGTCGCGAACGGGCGGGAAGCGGTCGAAAAGCTGGACCGCGAGCCCGTCGACTGCGTGCTCACTGACATCAACATGCCGCTGATGAACGGACTCGATCTCATCGAGTACATCCGCTCCCATCACCGGGACCCGAAAGTGCCGATCATCGTGATCACGACGAGGGGGGAAGAGGAGTCGCGAGACCGAGGCCTGGCGCACGGGGCAAATGCTTACCTCACCAAGCCGATCTCGGGACCGGAGCTCGTGAACTTGGTGAAGGAGCTGGTGGTTTAGAACGATGGGTCTCAGAGGGCAGCTCGAGGATCTCCCCCTCCTCGACATGCTGCAGATCATCGCTTTCTCCAAAAAGAGCGGATGTCTGAGCGTCGCTGGACCTCCGGGGCGGGGGGGCGTCGTGCTCCGGCAGGGACGAGTGCTCTTTTCCTACTCGTGGTCGACCCTCGGGAGGCTGCGCGAGCTCTCTCGGGGCGGCTCGCCTCTGCCCAACAAGGACGTCCGAGAGTTCATCGAGATGTCACTGCGAGACCTGGCGGGACTTCGGGAGGGAAACTTCCAGTTCGAGCTGACCGATTCGGTCACGGAGCTCGAAGGCGTGGAGCTCGAGCCTTACCTCCTGTCCGAAGGTCTGGATCCGCAAGAGCTCCTGCTCGATCTCGCCGTCGAGATGGACAACGATCGGAAAGAGACGTCATCTCTTCTCGAGCTCGCTTTCGAGAGCCCGCCACCCGAGGAACCCGGAGTGCGGGAGCACGATTCGCCGCGGCAAGCTTCGTGCGCGACTCCCAACCCGACGGGGTTCAGTGTCGTTCTGGTCGATGACGAGCGCCCCGTGACCGAGATCGTCGGGACAGAGCTGCAGAGAAGAGGGCACCGGGTTTTCACCGCCTCGGATCCAACTGCGGGGCGAAACATCATCAGACGCCGCGTGGAGAACGGCGAGAAGGTTCTCGCCGCGGTCGATCTGAAGATGCCCACCACGTCGGGCAGGAGCTTCTACGGTGGCTTCGAGCTCGTCAGGAAGCTCAAGAAAGTCAAACCAATTGTGCCGGTGCTGCTCATGGTCGAGAGCCTGTCCGACAAGGCCAAGACGAGGGCGAAAGAGCTCGGGATTCGGCGCGTGGTGCACAAGCCGACCTTGACCAAGATCGATTCAGAGCTCTATCGCAAGGATCTATGCGAGTTTGCGGGAACGCTCCACGAGCAGTTGAAAAGACTCGTGACCGACGGTGAGCGCGTCGATGCCGGGGGATCCGAGGAGCCCGAGCGAAACGGCAATGGCT from the Vicinamibacteria bacterium genome contains:
- a CDS encoding chemotaxis response regulator protein-glutamate methylesterase, which encodes MTTSAIRVLVVDDSAFMRKVLVKMLEPYPDIHVVATAMDGIFALDKIARARPDVVTLDLEMPRMDGLTALARLVGEHELPVILVSAHTSEGAKATFEGLAAGAVDFVTKPERIFSSPLGALADALVEKIRMAAKVKVNRASRVDVPHPVVGRDLGRGSSPALDVVAIAVSTGGPNALSKILGGIDDGFGRALLIVQHMPEGFTGQFAERLNRLAAIEVREAEDGDCITAGLALLAPGGRHMEVTRSQGRLHVRLSRTPPVGGHRPSADILFRSVAEVVGGRAVGLILTGMGEDGARGLGAIRAAGGLTVAQDEASSVVYGMPRAAIQRGAVRTVLPLPEMASFLNSLETEKRGSPWNA
- a CDS encoding chemotaxis protein CheX; this translates as MRYDYLRPFVSSAQEILEEMLASDVVLGMLRLSPAPVPTLGVTAIVGVTGEAEGRVLFDMRRDTAIAIAAEMNDAPQKVLDRLAKDALSELASMMTGRAISVLNDRGHRLRVSPPSLIEGDNVEISNRELETLVVPLGTSHGEVLVNVAMATV
- a CDS encoding response regulator, translating into MSTKNLLVVDDSATTRMLIALTLKKEGTYNILEVANGREAVEKLDREPVDCVLTDINMPLMNGLDLIEYIRSHHRDPKVPIIVITTRGEEESRDRGLAHGANAYLTKPISGPELVNLVKELVV
- a CDS encoding chemotaxis protein CheW, whose translation is MSKTAHLVCFRIGTETYGVDIFAVREIVKPQQITPVPGSSSHVLGIINLRGRIISVMDLAHRLGLGVSRPGRSSRILVVDLDGFTVGFLVDAATEVIKLDREAIDEAPEEHRGSLHADTLEGIGKLDDRLVIILNVRNLLSRDRGDLLEAAGMARAEGVK
- the rnd gene encoding ribonuclease D → MIVENQKELEELCRELSSRGTFALDTEFVRERTFFIQLGIIQVAAEGIVAVLDPLPLPSLQPLFELIANPAIEKIVHAGEQDFAALVEKGGPAPRNVFDTQVAAALVGYGDQVSYARLVAKVTGVQLSKLETLTNWTARPLTEAQIHYSLDDVRYLPELRRHLGERLSKLGRSGWEREECKRLENEETYRLPSPRAYYLKLTKAGLNGTTLGVLREVAAWREETARSRNVPRGWVLRDQSVLEIARRKPDSVKSLGHIRSLKPQQIRKDGAAILEAVKLGGENPLSEKREEEPRFKAPLGVESLARLVEAWLYERALATEMAPGMLATRGDLRSLVTSHHHGHLPELPLLEGWRRELVGQDLLDILDGRKALRVNKHGRVEALEIPRDKN
- a CDS encoding response regulator, with protein sequence MERVKEQASRRPSFRFLVVDDSEFARRNLNKILASFGGEAAGFAKNGREAIEQYVKLKPDVVFMDITMPEMEGVEAVQKIITRDSQAKIVMVSSNGYQDMIKAAIESGAKHFLTKPVRPQQVANVVSFVLGDAG
- a CDS encoding chemotaxis protein CheA; translated protein: MTDDSYLTPEELAGLERTFQVQTREMLVEYGALVLKLERSRNIAEPLRALERTVHTIKGDSMALGFDRLSKLAHELEDLFRSLRGQALVGRDNVDQLLAAGDVMNQLLAAYCERATPLPDVESLCRRLRQRASGSDDSAPTPADSYRLTIWFARDCRMHSAGALLVRRRLEELAKVVAVIPDPDSPAFEQISKFSIDVESSATPRQVRDAARVPGVTSRVMVKEPPPGRNEPEADSKSPDVDRIHKLTPGQSMGGGWLRVEVSRVDRIMNLVGELVIARSMVAQAQTDLETRESHPAAAGRLADAHTLLERTLRDLQAAVLNIRMVPVDHVFRRFPRVVRDLANSEGKQVELEVRGGITELDKTIVDALGEPLLHLVRNAIDHGLETPAERERSGKPRCGRLVLQSFYEGNHVHIVVEDDGRGIDAAKVAEKARRLGLDDRDRLDLSGESEILDIIYRPGFTTRETVSDVSGRGIGMDVVRESIENLKGVIELTTAPGKGTRFLIRLPVTLAILRAILVGVDESVFAIPLTGVLEIVRLHGGEAATMLGRGVLPWREKVVPLVSLRKALGLNGSTAENFSTRSGEAETPNGFVLLVGEAERRIGLVAERLLGEQELVVKPIDDSLTRSPGIAGASILGDGRIVLILHIRGLLEKHVSLARSVEVLH
- a CDS encoding dicarboxylate/amino acid:cation symporter, which encodes MPWYRKLHWQIIIGLALGVLYGVVAAANGWDKFTSDWIAPFGTIFINSLQLIAVPLVLASLITGVASLSDLRKLSRIGGKTITIYIATTAVAVSIGLVLVNTLKPGERVPDAVRDDLQRQYANEVTERETAALNVGERGPLQLLEDIVPSNFFSSASSNANMLQIVFVALMVGIGLIQLSREKAKPLLDVFDALNDVIIRLVDLVMLIAPLGVFSLIARTITAAGAEGNIVGLLGALGFYSLTVVLGLVLHMSVTYGTLLKFLTPMKFKTFVAGLAPVQLVAFSTSSSGATLPLTMERCEEKLGVSEEVSSFVLPLGATVNMDGTALYQAVAAVFIAQASAIPIGFSGQLTIVLTAVLASIGTAAVPGAGIIMLVIILQAIGVPSSGIALILGVDRILDMLRTVTNVTGDATVATVVAASEGQLKPPYLGEEADRIRLRA
- a CDS encoding protein-glutamate O-methyltransferase CheR, whose amino-acid sequence is MIAPISEDEFRLFRDLIHRECGLYFGDNKRTYLSSRIGKRLAATSIGSFYRYYRYLTKGGVENERELLRLLDVLTINETAFFRNRPQFDFLEQRVIPEILDRKRSVDPRLRIWSAGCATGEEPYSIAISALETIPEASGWEIRVYASDLSLTALETAAAGVYSQEKLAGISPGRLRRYFERCDEGFRVRDELKRVVIYDFHNLKHDNGLGGLDVVFCRNVLIYFDPAEQKRVVDKLVRGLRPGGYLLLGHSESVQGLSSEIKFVHHGRGTGYQKVVES
- a CDS encoding response regulator; translated protein: MGLRGQLEDLPLLDMLQIIAFSKKSGCLSVAGPPGRGGVVLRQGRVLFSYSWSTLGRLRELSRGGSPLPNKDVREFIEMSLRDLAGLREGNFQFELTDSVTELEGVELEPYLLSEGLDPQELLLDLAVEMDNDRKETSSLLELAFESPPPEEPGVREHDSPRQASCATPNPTGFSVVLVDDERPVTEIVGTELQRRGHRVFTASDPTAGRNIIRRRVENGEKVLAAVDLKMPTTSGRSFYGGFELVRKLKKVKPIVPVLLMVESLSDKAKTRAKELGIRRVVHKPTLTKIDSELYRKDLCEFAGTLHEQLKRLVTDGERVDAGGSEEPERNGNGSNRASFLAAMTRQLADPGGTEDVSRLLLVVAQEFLERGILFVVSGEAARGLAGYGLDEDLETSSRVAKRLVIDVGRCEPVEEVVRTGSTYRIQGGSPPLSEALLAQAGRGLSSEAVLIPLLHQRATLIILFGDNPVSGSPLGDLSGLEQFVSQAGIALEHKLRQHKLSTTKALAG
- a CDS encoding methyl-accepting chemotaxis protein, with translation MSHFLNDLSIRNRFVLPIVGMMLVFATFIMFFFPARQRAVDERGLESKASSITRMLAYSVAAGLEFEDRESVLQVLDWARSDESIAYVVVRDRDGSEFAVYAPDDKAPVQRGELPRDFQTHEDLNGVLEIYGPIRRGESTTGAIQVGVSTASVEENYRNGLWTAMLFNLTVAGLAFVTVLLVGRQITSPILALTRAAEQIASDDMTRIAEEAKTMASGDLSGQIAIEPRRIVVETGGEIGRMAASFNLMTDKLVEISKAINMVSAGLRDMVLHVQAAADEVATGSDTVANSTSRAARGNEATVSAVEGITSTLHEMNANIQNVARNAQSQSASTTETLRSIENMLRSVETVAKTVERLVAIANRASGAVNEGGSAMEAASRGMGEIRDVIRSSAGYVQELGVMAQDIGKIVGVIDEIAEQSNLLALNAAIEAARAGEHGLGFAVVADEVRKLAERSAKSTGEISQLVERIQSQVGKAVENMEKSTEIVEQGMNLTEDLRTNLQNIGLAVAEVDLCSREIGEATSEQSAGTQQIEQATSRLGELTHEISAATEEQSTGTEQVVDSIEQIRGMVQANAETASDLASSSEELSRQAGMMRELAARFHVRRNGHPKASRTNGESRAMDQPIRDEGHGLIAPRAEA